CACTCGCAGTAAGCAGTCTGCGTTATAGGTCTCCGTTACGACCCAAATTAGTTGCATAAATATACATGGAAGGCAAAGCGTTGACAGTTGATTGCTAGGTGCGCTGGTGAAAGGTTTCTATCCAACGGCGTTCACAAGCATTCAGGACCTTGTTTCCTGTACGTGGCAACGACAGCGAGTCACAGTCGCATGACAAGTGACAGCGAATACTACAACGCTTGCATTCCATTCCCGTCCGTCCGGCCTCCGGTCACGGATCTACGCTGTGACTATGAACTGTTACCGGCTTACTATTTTTTGAAACCCGGAGTAAAAAGTGAGGTGAACGCTACTGGTTTTTCGTACGCATCGTTTCGGTATGCCTACCGCAGCGTCGTTACCAAGACATCGATTTCTGTTAGTACTGCTACGCTATCATACGACGAGGGTAGAACGAAAGCATCACCATGGGCGGTACGTTTTAGTGGTGTTGATTCCAACGTTATCTCGAGACACAAAGAATAGAAAGGCGAAATACCGGTCGAACGTAATGGTCGCTATGTCGTTACTGGAAATAGAGCTTTTCATTGCGAGCCCGTTGTAACTCCGCACGACAGGCTGGAAAGAACCTCTTTGGTCTATCTATAAAGCATTTTCGGCCTTTTGGATGCCCGGCGTAGATTGATGCATTGCTCTGATTGTATCATATCCATTGTGGCACGTATTCGCCTCTTTTCGTTCGTGCGTTGTACTTTGGTCGCGCATCGATCGTTCCTTGGAAAGCCTTGCATCGATCGTCCCTCCTCGTGCATATCTCGCTACCTTCTTTGTGCTGTCTCTCACGAGCATGTCTCATTTGCGTCTTCTAGTCTCTCTGAAACTTCAAAAGCGCCTTGCGGCCTCCGTGCTCAAGTGCGGAAAGCGCAAGATTTGGTTAGACCCCAACGAAATTAACGAAATTGCGTTGGCCAACTCGCGCCGCAACATCCAAAAGCTGCACCGTGATGGTCTCATCATCAAGAAGCCCTCGGTTGTGCATAGCAGAGCTCGTGTGCAGCTGCGTAACGAAGCGAAGCGTAAGGGTCGTCATACCGGTAAGTCGTCACCTATGAATCGTATATTTACCGCCATGGGAGGCCAGTGCCAGTTCCGGTATCGTGTCTGTTCCTTTAATGGCCAGACGGTGGCCAACCAAGGCGAAGAGTAGATCGGCGTCCTTAGCAGTAAGGCATGCCGGCTGGCCAGACAACCAGAGGTCCATCTTCCACGCAAGGTCCCTGCCTTTACCAGGGCTTTGTACTTTACACATCACGTGACTACAGTTTGCTCATACACATTATTCTTGCTATTCGTTGTCAAAGGTACGGGAAAGCGCCGAGGTACCGCCAACGCGCGTCTCCCTTTCAAGGTGATCTGGATGCGCCGGTCCCGAGTGCTCCGAcgtcttttgaaaaaaatgcgCGATGCCAAGAAAATCGATAAGCACATTTACCATTCCCTCTACATGCTCGCCAAGGGTAACCAGTTCAAGAATAAGCGTGTTTTGATTGAAACCATCCACGACATGAAGGCTGTCAAGGCCAAGGAAACCGCCCTCACCGTCCAGGCCGAAGCCCGTAAGGGACGCGCCAAGTCTCGTCTCGAGCGACGGGCGGCACGTGAAGCCAAGAAAATGGCGGACAATGAAGCGGCTCAACAAGCCTCGTAAGTACCGTAGCCTCGAAAACGGTATAACACACATAAAACAATGCTTTGTCCACCAAAACTGTTGAAAATGTAGAGCAGCTGCGAACAATTCGAGGACTGGTACAAGAAAGATAGCTGGAGAAATGATTTGCAAATAGGGTGCACCAGACTTACCAATGCGCTGATCATTACACAATCAACACCGTAAGAATTGGTAACTTTCGTATCAATAGAAGGATTGTGCGTATTTCAAGATATGGTTCTCTGGTTTGTAGACCTAGTCCAAGTGGTTTACGTTGCAGGAATGTAAACATGGTAAATGAacagactgactgtgagaatcaCTTGCTTGCTTTCGGTCAGTGCCGTCTGTCCGCTTCACGGACGTTCTCTACGTGACTTCAATGTTGACCGATCTTGCTCATCCCATTTTCTTCGCTATTGAGCCATCATTCCAGTAACATGGTTTTGCACACCGTTGGTTCTTCGCTATCACCCGCTTTTCAACCATGTTTGCTTGGTTTCCGAACAAGACCCAAATCAGGGCCCTTCTCTTTGTGTCCGAGCAGCTTTCTATCAGAAAATCATCGAAAGATTGACCATGTCTTTTGTGTCAATCACGGTCGCACAGTATTTCGACGCCCGTCTTCGTACCGAACCTGGGGCGCGGCGCTACAAGCCTTACGGAATGAAAACACCGCCACGAATACAGATGGTGATGAAGGAGATGATACCGGTTCCAAAGAGAGCGAAGAATTGTTTTTACGGAAGGAATTGGCTCACTTGGAATCGCTGGACGAAATTCTGCAAGAACTCGAGGAATATGATCTCCTCGAACTCAGTGACGAAGACTACGACAGCGAAAACGCCGATGCTGGCAATATTTGGGACGAAGATAGTCTTGCCGAGCTACTCGAAAGTATTCctgatgatgatgacgacggcCGTGCATTCGGTGGCGACCCCTCGTCCGATGGGACGACAAGACATCAATCGCTAGAAGCAGCCGTACAGCTGAAATATGTTGAAGATAGAATACGACAAGCAGCTGCAAAAGACTTCGAAAACACTTTGATGCAAGGGGTGGTGCCAGTATCTGCGGGGGTAGGAAGTGATTGTCTGCCCGGTGACTGGGGATTTGATCCTCTGCATCTCGCTGATAAGGATTACTTCCTTACCGCTCAACGCGCTATCGTCAATTGTCTTCCAGGAAGCGGTAGCGCAGTCAACGATGCAGCAAGGCAACTACGACCCAAAGCTCTTATTCTGCGAGACTATCGAGAAGCAGAAATTCGGCACGGACGGCTCGCCATGCTGGCCTCCACGTTTTGGCCCTTGCAAGAGATGCTTGACCGACTCCTTTTAGATGATGATCAATACGGGTCTCTTATTTACGGATCGGTTACGCTACCGTATTTTCCCCTTGTTATGACAGCCATTATGCTGCTACTTGGTTACCTGGATGTTTACTCACAAGCAGTTAAAGACATGGACGAGATCGGTGAAGCCTTCTTACCAGGAGACTGTTTTTGGGACCCACTTAAGGTGCTTGAGGGAGCGCCTGATTCGATGAAACGCAACATGCAGGAACGAGAACTATTTAACGGCCGAGTAGCGATGCTGGCATTTGCAGCGTTTGTTTGGGAAGAAGGAATCACACATCTACCACTAATTGAGATTGGCAGCAATGACCTATTGTTGCAACCAGCCTACCAAGTCCCTACCATACAAAAATGGTTGGATGCGCAATTTGTTGTGGCAGATCCCGAATCAGCCTTTTTAACACCAACATCTTTGGGTCGATAAAGGAAATTAAAGTGTGTCTAGTAGGAAGACATATGCCAATACGAGCTTCATTTCCTACCATCTcaatcaaaaagaaaatgaagTGAACTGCGGCGATATAAAAAAGCTCATTTTTCTGCGATTCTACGCCCAAGTAAATGGCTATTGATACTGCAGTCTTCTTTATCCAGAAAATTGCCAGTCGCATGCCATGTTGTGGAACTTGTGCCTAGAACAGTACTTTGCAACTGGTGGGAGAGGATATGCTGTATCCACGAAACGCCAAAAAGTAAATCCTCTTTTCTCGACTTTTGTCATCGTATGCAGTATGCAGAAGTTATCAATACACAAAGTTCTCTATATTACGTTGTTCATCCTGGATAATTCGTTTCCCGACTCTTCTCTACCGCCATCTGGTTGTCCAGTAGCCGACAAAAGAACCATTTCGTCTTCCCACGAAAACTTGACCTCATCACTAAGAGTGGAGGCCAGTCTATGTGAAAGTCTTCTAGTGAGCAACCAATCCTCTTCGCTCACTGTAAGACCACACATGATTCGCTCATTTATTCTCGCCAATTGCTTTTGGCAATCTAGCATTTTCAAGACTAGCCGTCTTGCCGGTGCTTCGTTGTGGTTGATCACGATCACATCTGATTGCCTTCGTTTCGCAAATTGGTCACAGTCTTTCCTATCTTGCGCAATTGGCTCATCTGGCGTAGCAACATCGCATTTTGTGCCAACAATATATTCATCCGGCAACGACGGCTTGGCTGGGCCACACTGAGAAACTAGTGTCGGCGATGCGTTGTCGAATTGAGTAGATTCCTTCTCGAACTGCACTAGATCTTCGATGACTTCTTCACTGCGAGATTTGTGCGTGCTTGGATACTGATTTGAAGAGTACGATTCATTCCTGCTGTCTGTTGGTGGCGGATACAGTCCAGTCACGTTTTCATGTCCATCTGAGCTGTGATCCCCTTGATCCGATACAAGCCTTGAGACAAGTACCACCTCGCCACTCCATATCATACGTAATTTGGGCAGCATGGTTCGAATCGATGAGTTCAGCATTAGGGAAATTGTAACAGTCACCCAAACCAAGTAAGGTACCGCAGGAGAGGTCGACACATCATCCGATACAAAAACAATAGAAACACCAAGGACGATCAAGATGATGGTGGTGACTACTGAATCAAAGATAACGTGCGTTTCATTGAGAAGGCTAGGGAGGTTTCTTGTTGAATAGGCCATTGCCAGCAACACGAAGAGCATAAATACAAAGAGTAGAAATCCATATCGAGCGAAAGACTGTGCCACATCGACTCCGATTTGACAAACCGCTCGTCCGTTGCTACGTTCCGCATTGAACTCGTACACTTTTTCCATCGGCTGTAGAGTAACAGATAGCATTTGCAAAATAATTTGCGGGAGGACAAATGCGCATACAACAAGCGAGAGTTGCAGTGAGCTGACTTTCTTACGCAGAGACTTGGGAGCCGTTCTACCACCAAAACATGAGACACAGTGAGTAAAACAAGTTAAGACCTTTCTCGTGAAGCCGTTTACTCTCGAGCCTTCCATTTGATGGGGGTGTGACCGTCCTCTCAAAGTAGACAATAGTAACGGGCTGATCACAGCATGAATCCGCCAAAGTCTGCCTATCGCGATTGCAAAAATTAATTGGACCCCGATCAGAATGATTGGAGTTGATGCCCGACAAAACAGATCGTTTCTCGGCTCCAAAAGAAATGTCGCCACTGTAGTAACCAGAGCAGCGCCCAAaaagacaatcaagaaagGTGCCTGAGACAACTGCAAAACTTGATTATTTCGGTGTCGAATCGTTTCGACTAAAAGATACAAAATAGCCAGCGAAGCAATACTAATAGCGACGTAGGAAAATGAGAGAACTGCACTGGGAACATTCACTAATACCGGGGGGTCTTGATAAGCCAACAAACGGTAGTCACTCAAGGCGTTGGCCATATCGAATCGATTCAGAGAGCCATCGTCTCCCATTGAGTACATCTGGACTGCACCTATTGCAAAGAAACTTCCAGGGTCATTAACCTGCAACGGTACTTTCAACGAAATCTTGTACACGGGTCCTGCATCCCGGGGCACTTCGACCAATACATAAGGACTGTGGACGTGTGTGCCTCCATGTTCATCGCCAGTTTTAAGTTCTTCAACAACATCTAGAGCTTCCAGTCGCTCGTTCGCCTGCTCATGTACAAAAGGCGAACAAAACCCCGATGAACTTAGCAGGCAAACCAACACTTGAACAGCAACGAAATTCCCTTGATCCGATATAAACTCGTCCCCCTGCAACGTTCTAAGATCTAAAGTGGCCTCTAAGTGATAGTCGTACCATCTTCCTGTTCGTAGCACTTCCTTGTAGATACTATATTCATCCGGCGCTGTCGCCGACAAAACGTTTCCTTCTGGACACGACCGCAACAAGGTCACCTCAGAATTCGCTGGCATGCGAAAGGTTTCGATCAGCGGATTGGGAAACGGTATAGCATCTCGATTATCGTCAGCGTCGGCAGGCGTACTCCAACAGATCTGCTCCGTTCCCATTTCCACGTCGTATCCATTGTCAGTACCTCTCGTTCTGCTCAATCGGGGGAAACACAAGGGTGAGTTGCATTCAGCTCCCAAAATGCCTCAAAGCGGAAAGATGTCGATTCATCGCTTCTCAGTCAATTTAAATCGAAACATACCCAGGAATCTGTTGAGCTTGTGGCCCCGTAGAGAAGTAGAGAAATAGGGCAACCCGCGCGATAGTGATAAATCGGAGTGTCATAATCGGTGCATGGTGCCCTGTGAACATTGCGCTCATCCTCTCCCGCTAAAAGAGACTGCTCTCTCAGCACGCAGGTAAGGAGACGATTGCCCCAAGATTTCGTCGCGCTCTGGTATGTTTTCTTGATCACGTGTTCGCGCTTATGTTTTTAGTTTCGGTGAACTTGAAACCATCGTCATGGCTGGACAATTTGTTCCGTACCGCTATTTAGTCACGTCTCCAAGCGTATCGAGTgagtctttttctttgcagcGTTCCAAAACCCGGCTATACTGACAGTAATGTTCAAATGCATGAACTGACAGTAATATGTAAaaaaaaagaggaaattcgctgAATGAGTGCTCACTCCGACCATGTCAAATCCACTAATTGGGTGGTCACCTAAGTAAAAAATCACTTACGGGAATTCATCCGTTGATAACTATACATATAGAGGTAAACTGTAGAGTATTGAAGATTCGTAAATGGGCTAGTATCCAAGAAAGTCAATTTACAGAATCAGCTCCGTAGGGGAAGTTTGAGTGAGCTATTGTTTGCTTCCCTTCAGAGTTCTCTTGTTCTCATTCCCCTCcatgaaaaggaaaaactcTGCCGACAAACGTACGGCCCCGACACGGAATTCCAGCCCAAATTTCTGCAATGAGCTGGAACGCAGATGTCCCTCGGCGTCCTCTGTCGATTTTCACTAATATTCGCGATTCGAGTTCAACCAATCAGCACACACATTGTTTCGAGGAAAAATCCGACCCATTGGAGAGGTTTtctaccaaaacaaacttgtttcctttgtggtGGCAGGCAACACCTCTCATCGGACGCCCTGCCACAAGTATCttggcgggaaacgtcggcatcctCGACAATTTATAACCTTTACGGTTAGTTTGAGTACTTATAACAAAAAGGGTTCAAAATAAACCTAGATAtactgaacacgttctgtcccctttagaagttttccactttttgCCATCCCCGTTACATAGCGCATTTTCTCTTTGGTTTTCCTTCGTCAGCTAATTATGGTCACTGTGAGTTGAAATAGCTATCTCACACTAGTACATAAGTATATTATGCATAGAGATGCAAGAGCGGTTGCAGCTCGTAAAAGAGACGGTTGCGGCctcttttcttcttggtTAAAAACCGTCTTTTTCGACTTTCCTTGCATTGAAATCTAGTTAAAGTTAATTGAAATCCTTTAAAATCTAGAGGCAACACCAAACAACAGCGAGTAGAATTGACGCACTTACGGCAATGCTCGAAAGTGCGTCGAGGAAAAAAATTTACACAGTTCTAAACATGGCGAGTTATGGCTTTAACGCAAGCACTTCAAACAAGATCTGGGACAAGGTTCCTTACTgaggtttcttcttcaggACGGATCCAATCGTCAGGCGTTCAAAGGATATACGCGACAAACGACATTGCCTTACCGCTTCCAATTTACTCTGTAATGCCAACATTCGCTCCCAGTTTATGCACAGCTATGATTGCCTTCACTGCTGCCTTGAATTTCAGCTTTCCGTCGTGAGCAAACTCTTTTTTATCTTCTTCGGTTGTCATCAACATCCAATCGCTTTGAAGAGCCGCAGTTGCAGTAATTCGACCGAGAGGGTTTACGGTGAGCATGCGCGTCACCAATGTCTTTGCCTCGTCAGAGATGTGACCCCAATAGCATCTACGAAATTTGTACTCTCCATATCGACTTGCTCGAATAATGTCATAATTTTCGCCTCGAAAAGGGCGATAtccaccaagcaaaagaaagagtACGACACCCAGACTCCACATGTCACATTGGACATCATACGTAGGACGGTGCTCCAGGATCTCGGGGGCTACGTAGCCTTCCGTGCCGCACAATGTAACGAGAGAGTTGGGATAGAGAGCACGCTTGGCAAATCCAAAATCGCAAATCTTCACGTCTGTGTCGTTTCCCGCGCGAGCCAAAATTAAATTTTCACACTTGATGTTTCGGTTCGCGATACGTCTGTTGTGGCAATGTTCCAGGCCGTACAAAACTCTTCTGACAACGTTCCGCGCTTCATTTTCTGAATAGCACACTTTCTCATTGATGCGACTCAATAGTGTGCCACCCCCTAGTCGTTCCATAACTATATAGGTGAAGTCCGTCTCGTCAAAAATGTCTTGGAGCTGTACAATAAACGGGCTCCCGTTAAGTGCTTGTAAGGCCGAGATTTCGTCTTGTAATGCAACTGCATCCGATGTATCCAATGTATTCCGTTCAACTTTCTTCACTAAAAATACTTCACGTGAATACCGGTGGCGGACTTCAGTAGTGACGGCGAACTCACCCTCCTCGATAAGTTTGTCCATTGTGTACAGAATCTCAAAGACCTTTCCACTGCTTGAGTCCTCATAGAATCCGCATTCGGCTATCTCACTAAGATCGTTGCTTACGACATTTGTGCGAGCAGCCATGCGGTCTTCTACTTCTTCGGAAGAGCCAAGTCCAGCTGTAAATTGTTTATCCAGAGACTCGTATTTGTTGGCAGGGTGTGCTTCCGGCTGTTCTACCTTTCGCTTTTGCAACTCGGCTTGCGCCTTCGAAAGATCTGTGACAATTAgcatttcttcgtcaatCGTCATCCAAGGACACTGCAACGCTTCCTCGGCAGATAATCTCTTGTGGCAGTCGACCTGCAATAGGCTGCTAATCATATCTTTTGCAAATTCGGATATTTCTGCCCAGTATTTGTCATGAAAGTAGTAGTCTCCTTTGCAAATGGCCCGAGCGAGTTCTTGAACAGGTCCTTCAAAAGGTGCATAGCCGCCAAGTAAAATGTAGACGACTACACCAACGCTCCACATATCTGCCCGAAAGTCGTATCCCGCGCTTTGTAGGTCAAGCACTTCAGGTGCGACATATTGAGCTGTACCGCACAGAGTTCGCAAACACAAAGGTTTTGTCACTCGCTTGGCAAATCCAAAATCGCAAATTTTTATACTGTGATCATCGTCAGGCTCGACCATCAGGACATTCTCGGGCTTGATATCACGATGTGCGACTGAAGTGCGAACAGAATATACAAGCATTGTCAGCGACGGATATTTTTTCACGAAAAGATACCTTCGATGAAAGAAGTTCTTACCCTTTTTCTTGTGGATGTAGTCCATGGCTTGGAAAAGAATCTTGCAGGTTTTTCGGCATTCCCGCTCCGTGTAAACTTCCTTTTCTGTAATTCTTGTCAACAGATCGCCGCCGCGACACTCTTCCATTACCATGAATGTATGATCGGGCTCCTCAAACACGTCCAACAAACGAATAATGTGTGGTCCTCCACGTAATAATTTCATCGCGGCTATCTCATCCTTCAATGCATTACGAGAGTTCTTTTCAAGTGCTGCAGTATCGATATCCTTTACAGCATATATATCACCGGATCGAATATGCCTGGCGCGGAAGACACATGCATATCCACCCTCTCCAAGCGTTTCACCCAGGGTCCAAAAATCCGCAAACGGACGCCCAGACTTGGAATCTTCCTCAAAACGCTTGCTTGATGTTCTTGGACCGGTTGTGTTTGATTTCGTCAGACGAGATTGGCCGTTTTCGTTCCGTTCCAAGAAACCAGCAAAGTTGTCGTTCAAGTCTTTCATTCGATCCTCgtctgtttttgttttcgctGTCGCTTTtagctttttcttttctttggtaaCGTTCTCTTTCGATTGATCGATGCCAATCACATTTTTGTCTACTGTGTCGTTTGCTAGACTCATCCAATCATTGTTTAAGGCATCCTTTGCCGTGAATCGTTTTTTCCAATTCACCGTTAAGAGCTTTGTTACCATGGTCTTGGCACAAGTAGAAATATTTCTCCAATAGGCAGGATGGAAATCGTATTCTCCATTCCGAGTTCGCTCGAAAACAAtatcctcatcgtcgtcttcgaacGGAAGGTACCCTCCAAGTAGCAAGAACAAAATGACCCCCACACTCCAAAGATCACAGGCCGTATCGTAAGCGGGAAAGCGTTCCAGAATCTCGGGTGCCAAGTAACCAGGCGTTCCGCAAAGAGTTCGCAATCCTTGAGGATTTCTGACGCGCTTAGCGAATCCAAAGTCGGCAAGCTTAATACtagcttcgtcgtcgttcatcAAAAGAAGGTTTTCAGGCTTCAGATCACGGTGAGCAACTCGTTTTTCATGCATGTATTCGAGCCCTTTCAGCATGCCTCGTACTGAGTCCCGAGCCTCCTTTTCAGTgaaattctttttgtttAGGATGCGATCAAACAATTCACCTCCACGCATAAGCTCCATTACGAGAAAACAATGATGCTGCTCTTCGTAGACTTCGTAAAGCTGTACAATATTGGGCCCTTTTCGACTGTATATCAGCGAGTTGATCTCGTCGGCTAGAGCATCACGATCCCCCCAAATCATCTTCGCACGATCGATCTTTTTTATTGCGTACTCTTGCTTCGAAACTTTATGTATACCGAGGAAAACTTCGGCGAATGCTCCGCGACCAAGTTCAGGACCTTCCGTATAATGCGCTTGGAATTGGTGGGGCGTTGCGACGATCCTCACATCGTGATCCAGCGATGGTGGTAAGGACGAGTCATACTGTTCGGTTCTAGATACAGTTGTGCGACCTGTTGcttgccgttgctttcctTCTTTGCGGCGTTGACTGGTGCTCATTATTTAAACCACGAAAGTGTCTTGCGTGTTGGGCTCCGATTCAGAAGGCAGACTTTTGTGGCTATCGACTGAAATGGGCGCCGAAAAGATGGGACAAGCAAATTACAAAGAAAGGGAATCTGCGACTAGTGTAAGAAATCAATTTGGAGTTTTTGCTAACTGCAAGGTCGAAAGAGAGGAAAGAGATATGATAGCCGACAGTCTCGTGCAGCGACTTGTTTACGGAGGCTTCGAAAGCGGCAAGGCGTTTTGCTAATGACCTGTGACCGACGAAAATAGGCGGACTAAAAATGTCCGTGTAGTATTATTCCCCAGTGTCTTGAAAATCTGCTTTGGTTTCAGAAGACGACTGACTATGAGGTTCAAACTAGATTCGTTCATTCACAATCGGCAATGAAAAGACAATTATTAAACAGACCAGACCTTCCATCGAGAGATAAAAAATCTTTGAAATTTCTATTACATAAGGTAGTTATTTAGCTAGTCGGGACTTTTGTTTTCTGTCTGTACCTCACATACTGTAAGAAAAAAAGCTCACTGTCGGTCATCGTTGGACTCATCAGCGTCTGCTTGGCTACTCGTTCTGAAATCCAcggcaaagcaaagaaacaCTCCCCAAtcaagaattggaaaaacaACTGGACAGCGACGACGTTAGGCAGCTGCTACCTAGTCGATGGATAAACAAGGATGAAGACTGAAAAGCCAATTAAACAGTTCTTTCAAGTATCATTCAAATAAGGCAAGGACGTGAAGATATTGCAGTAAGGTGAAGTCTCGTTCTGGGTGAGACTGATTGCCTGCTCTCTGATAGCTGGTCGATGGAGAGCCCTCACACCACAGAAGATTTAGTGAGGAACAATCCTGTTGCTTGCATACCTGCACTACTGTCTTGTTCCATAAAGCCTCTCGGTCAAAGGCAGCGGCGCACACTTACCGTACTTTTGTTATTT
The sequence above is drawn from the Phaeodactylum tricornutum CCAP 1055/1 chromosome 21, whole genome shotgun sequence genome and encodes:
- a CDS encoding predicted protein → MGVSLKLQKRLAASVLKCGKRKIWLDPNEINEIALANSRRNIQKLHRDGLIIKKPSVVHSRARVQLRNEAKRKGRHTGTGKRRGTANARLPFKVIWMRRSRVLRRLLKKMRDAKKIDKHIYHSLYMLAKGNQFKNKRVLIETIHDMKAVKAKETALTVQAEARKGRAKSRLERRAAREAKKMADNEAAQQAS
- a CDS encoding predicted protein: LRDYREAEIRHGRLAMLASTFWPLQEMLDRLLLDDDQYGSLIYGSVTLPYFPLVMTAIMLLLGYLDVYSQAVKDMDEIGEAFLPGDCFWDPLKVLEGAPDSMKRNMQERELFNGRVAMLAFAAFVWEEGITHLPLIE
- a CDS encoding predicted protein, whose amino-acid sequence is MGTEQICWSTPADADDNRDAIPFPNPLIETFRMPANSEVTLLRSCPEGNVLSATAPDEYSIYKEVLRTGRWYDYHLEATLDLRTLQGDEFISDQGNFVAVQVLVCLLSSSGFCSPFVHEQANERLEALDVVEELKTGDEHGGTHVHSPYVLVEVPRDAGPVYKISLKVPLQVNDPGSFFAIGAVQMYSMGDDGSLNRFDMANALSDYRLLAYQDPPVLVNVPSAVLSFSYVAISIASLAILYLLVETIRHRNNQVLQLSQAPFLIVFLGAALVTTVATFLLEPRNDLFCRASTPIILIGVQLIFAIAIGRLWRIHAVISPLLLSTLRGRSHPHQMEGSRVNGFTRKVLTCFTHCVSCFGGRTAPKSLRKKVSSLQLSLVVCAFVLPQIILQMLSVTLQPMEKVYEFNAERSNGRAVCQIGVDVAQSFARYGFLLFVFMLFVLLAMAYSTRNLPSLLNETHVIFDSVVTTIILIVLGVSIVFVSDDVSTSPAVPYLVWVTVTISLMLNSSIRTMLPKLRMIWSGEVVLVSRLVSDQGDHSSDGHENVTGLYPPPTDSRNESYSSNQYPSTHKSRSEEVIEDLVQFEKESTQFDNASPTLVSQCGPAKPSLPDEYIVGTKCDVATPDEPIAQDRKDCDQFAKRRQSDVIVINHNEAPARRLVLKMLDCQKQLARINERIMCGLTVSEEDWLLTRRLSHRLASTLSDEVKFSWEDEMVLLSATGQPDGGREESGNELSRMNNVI
- a CDS encoding predicted protein encodes the protein MKDLNDNFAGFLERNENGQSRLTKSNTTGPRTSSKRFEEDSKSGRPFADFWTLGETLGEGGYACVFRARHIRSGDIYAVKDIDTAALEKNSRNALKDEIAAMKLLRGGPHIIRLLDVFEEPDHTFMVMEECRGGDLLTRITEKEVYTERECRKTCKILFQAMDYIHKKKVAHRDIKPENVLMVEPDDDHSIKICDFGFAKRVTKPLCLRTLCGTAQYVAPEVLDLQSAGYDFRADMWSVGVVVYILLGGYAPFEGPVQELARAICKGDYYFHDKYWAEISEFAKDMISSLLQVDCHKRLSAEEALQCPWM
- a CDS encoding predicted protein — translated: MSTSQRRKEGKQRQATGRTTVSRTEQYDSSLPPSLDHDVRIVATPHQFQAHYTEGPELGRGAFAEVFLGIHKVSKQEYAIKKIDRAKMIWGDRDALADEINSLIYSRKGPNIVQLYEVYEEQHHCFLVMELMRGGELFDRILNKKNFTEKEARDSVRGMLKGLEYMHEKRVAHRDLKPENLLLMNDDEASIKLADFGFAKRVRNPQGLRTLCGTPGYLAPEILERFPAYDTACDLWSVGVILFLLLGGYLPFEDDDEDIVFERTRNGEYDFHPAYWRNISTCAKTMVTKLLTVNWKKRFTAKDALNNDWMS